In one window of uncultured Desulfovibrio sp. DNA:
- a CDS encoding 4'-phosphopantetheinyl transferase superfamily protein: protein MLAQHFYNWRAPSAPEKSILCVGLELENIAEWPSHCEAHTTPQEQQEAGRYVHIEDAARHLAGRALARRLLRAAFGQDSAAEFARSPYGKPFCPGVSADFSISHSGSMIWVALCRCAGVGIDVERIRPLPDAAELTSQLHPQEQKDLLSLPPAELQTAFYRCWTRKEAVIKAVGMGLSMPLQSFSVNTGPQESGWIASFTANPAQGTATMLDEGGQWTSRDIRTTDGYLCSVAAQSPCRDVVVCLAC, encoded by the coding sequence GTGCTGGCGCAACATTTTTACAACTGGCGCGCGCCTTCCGCCCCAGAAAAGTCCATTTTGTGCGTTGGTCTGGAGCTTGAAAATATTGCTGAATGGCCCAGCCATTGCGAAGCCCACACCACCCCGCAGGAACAGCAGGAGGCCGGGCGCTATGTGCACATCGAAGATGCGGCGCGGCATCTGGCTGGCAGGGCGCTGGCGCGGCGTCTGCTGCGCGCCGCCTTTGGGCAGGACAGTGCCGCAGAGTTTGCCCGCTCCCCATACGGCAAGCCCTTTTGCCCCGGAGTGTCCGCTGATTTTTCCATCAGCCATTCGGGCAGCATGATATGGGTGGCCCTTTGCCGATGCGCAGGCGTGGGCATTGATGTGGAAAGAATACGCCCCCTGCCCGATGCGGCGGAACTGACCAGCCAGCTGCACCCGCAGGAGCAAAAAGACCTGCTGTCCCTGCCCCCGGCGGAGCTGCAAACGGCCTTTTACCGCTGCTGGACGCGCAAAGAGGCCGTAATCAAGGCCGTGGGCATGGGCCTGAGCATGCCCTTGCAAAGCTTTAGCGTAAACACCGGGCCGCAAGAGAGCGGCTGGATAGCATCCTTCACTGCAAACCCTGCCCAAGGCACAGCTACAATGCTTGATGAGGGCGGGCAGTGGACAAGCCGCGACATCAGAACAACAGACGGCTACCTGTGCAGCGTGGCGGCTCAAAGCCCCTGCCGTGACGTCGTGGTCTGCCTTGCCTGTTGA
- a CDS encoding thioesterase II family protein, which translates to MQHTATTLFCIPHAGGNTAFYARFNEFFPAWITIRPLELPGKGRRCRERLLTSMESMGRDLLEQIRSAAHTGPYALFGHSMGGLLAFLCARFACDAALPLPSALFISSATTPGRMRTGISCPVDQLPKGALWDYVARMGGIPPEIAQSQDFRNYLEPMLRADFMAIEGWQPAPYSPLPLPIHTTIGSHDLVTEADALHWQTLTDAQCTVRTFSGGHFYVQDHWQELADHMTHTLQPAD; encoded by the coding sequence ATGCAACACACGGCTACAACACTTTTCTGCATTCCCCACGCCGGAGGCAATACCGCCTTTTATGCAAGGTTCAACGAATTTTTTCCGGCATGGATCACCATAAGACCTCTCGAACTGCCAGGCAAAGGCCGCCGCTGCCGGGAACGGCTGCTTACCAGCATGGAAAGCATGGGGCGCGACCTGCTGGAGCAGATCCGCTCTGCCGCCCACACTGGCCCCTATGCCCTGTTTGGCCACAGCATGGGCGGGCTGCTGGCCTTTCTTTGCGCGCGCTTTGCCTGCGATGCGGCGCTGCCCTTGCCCTCGGCCCTGTTCATTTCGTCCGCCACCACGCCAGGCCGGATGCGCACCGGGATTTCATGCCCTGTCGATCAGCTTCCCAAAGGCGCGCTGTGGGACTACGTGGCCCGCATGGGCGGCATTCCGCCCGAGATTGCGCAGTCGCAGGATTTCAGAAACTACCTTGAACCAATGCTCCGCGCTGATTTTATGGCCATAGAAGGATGGCAGCCCGCCCCCTACAGCCCATTACCCTTGCCCATCCACACAACCATTGGCAGCCATGATCTCGTTACCGAGGCTGACGCCCTGCACTGGCAAACCCTGACAGATGCGCAATGCACGGTACGCACCTTCAGCGGCGGCCATTTTTACGTTCAGGATCACTGGCAGGAACTGGCAGACCACATGACGCACACCCTCCAGCCTGCGGATTAG
- a CDS encoding KamA family radical SAM protein codes for MDAEPCWECLDWKKELANNVVTIDQLKQYATFSPQEEATLREVAEVHPVNIPRYYLSLIDKNDPSDPIRRMCFPDAEELVVAGSMGATTADPYGDDKHDKGNGVLHKYDCTALLVTTECCAMHCRHCFRRRIVGHSSQQTLRNFAGALQYIADHPKINNVILSGGDPLTLATPVLQKMLEGLAEIDHVDFVRIGTRIPVTYPLRIFDDALIDALRAFAERKALYIATHYNHAREITLTSAEAIKRLRLCGATINNQAVLLRGVNDRAEDIVELMNRLLSIGVNPYYLYQCMPVSRVRHHFQLPLKQGIAIVDKAKAQLSGYGKRFKYIIGHDIGKLEICGISEGNIVLKQMHARIGHEEQASRIIIQKLDDDAGWVEL; via the coding sequence ATGGACGCTGAACCTTGCTGGGAATGCCTTGATTGGAAAAAGGAACTTGCCAACAATGTCGTCACCATCGACCAGTTGAAGCAATACGCCACCTTCAGTCCACAAGAGGAAGCAACGCTTCGTGAAGTCGCCGAGGTGCACCCGGTCAACATTCCCCGCTATTATCTGAGCCTTATAGATAAAAACGATCCCAGCGATCCCATACGCCGTATGTGCTTCCCTGATGCGGAAGAACTGGTGGTTGCCGGATCCATGGGCGCGACAACTGCCGACCCCTACGGCGACGACAAGCATGACAAGGGTAATGGCGTACTGCATAAATACGACTGCACTGCACTGCTGGTCACGACAGAATGCTGCGCCATGCATTGCCGCCACTGCTTTCGCCGCCGCATTGTAGGGCACTCCAGCCAGCAGACCTTGCGCAACTTTGCCGGGGCGCTGCAATACATTGCCGACCATCCAAAGATCAACAACGTCATTCTTTCCGGTGGCGACCCCCTGACCCTAGCAACCCCGGTGCTGCAAAAAATGCTGGAGGGGCTGGCCGAGATCGACCATGTGGATTTTGTGCGCATCGGTACGCGCATTCCCGTCACCTACCCTCTGCGCATCTTTGACGACGCCCTCATAGATGCCCTGCGCGCCTTTGCCGAGCGCAAGGCTCTGTACATTGCCACGCACTACAATCATGCGCGCGAGATCACGCTCACCTCGGCCGAGGCCATCAAGAGGCTGCGCCTGTGCGGGGCCACCATCAACAATCAGGCGGTGCTGCTGCGCGGCGTCAACGACAGAGCAGAAGACATTGTCGAACTGATGAACCGCCTGCTTTCCATTGGGGTGAACCCGTATTATCTGTACCAGTGCATGCCGGTCTCACGAGTGCGGCACCATTTTCAACTGCCGCTCAAGCAGGGCATTGCCATTGTGGACAAGGCCAAGGCGCAACTCAGCGGCTATGGCAAGCGCTTCAAGTACATAATCGGTCATGACATCGGTAAATTGGAAATCTGCGGCATCAGCGAGGGCAACATTGTTCTCAAGCAGATGCATGCCCGCATCGGGCACGAAGAACAGGCCTCGCGCATCATCATCCAAAAACTTGATGACGATGCCGGATGGGTTGAACTGTAG